Proteins co-encoded in one Setaria viridis chromosome 9, Setaria_viridis_v4.0, whole genome shotgun sequence genomic window:
- the LOC117840039 gene encoding GDSL esterase/lipase At1g28600, with the protein MQQIHRECVRKLICFLFARSLICKLRLADSQTPMGSSSMARVVPLLLLLLLVVWPCPAASAGRNDDPPGASCYKRLFSLGDSITDAGNLASVAPNTSVLAFPYGETFFRRPTGRFCDGRLIVDFIAEALKLPFLTPFLAGKTAADFRQGANFAVSGATALSQQFFKDMGLDLAILPPFSLDVQLEWFKRVLHLLGPTEKERQDIMSSSLFLLGEIGINDYNHPFFQNRSFVDEIRPLVPKVIEKIENATKVLFGLGAKTIVVPGTIPMGCMPRYLTMFQSDNPGDYDAAGCIRWLNDFAEEHNRALRRMLGQLRPPDDHPGVAVVYADYYGAILEITRNPLKHGFRKDVALTACCGDGGPHNSGTLIACNATSVLCPDPSRHISWDGVHLTEAAYQFVAGGVLDGPYAAPPILSKCRC; encoded by the exons ATGCAACAAATTCACCGAGAATGCGTGCGAAAATTGATCTGTTTCCTCTTTGCTCGCAGCTTAATTTGTAAGTTAAGGTTAGCAGACAGCCAGACACCCATGGGGTCTTCGTCCATGGCGCGTGTCGTCCCCcttctcctgctgctcctcctcgtcgtgtGGCCGTGCCCCGCCGCGTCGGCCGGCCGGAACGACGACCCGCCGGGCGCGTCCTGCTACAAACGGCTGTTCAGCCTGGGCGACTCCATCACCGACGCCGGTAACCTCGCCAGCGTGGCCCCCAACACCTCCGTCCTAGCGTTCCCCTACGGCGAGACCTTCTTccgccgccccaccggccgcttCTGCGACGGCAGGCTCATCGTCGACTTCATCG CGGAGGCGTTGAAGCTGCCGTTCCTGACCCCGTTCCTCGCCGGGAAGACGGCGGCGGACTTCCGGCAGGGGGCGAACTTCGCAGTGTCCGGCGCGACGGCGCTGAGCCAGCAGTTCTTTAAGGACATGGGTCTTGACCTGGCCATCCTGCCGCCCTTCTCGCTGGACGTGCAGCTCGAGTGGTTCAAGCGCGTGCTCCACTTGCTCGGCCCTACTGAGAAAG AGCGCCAGGACATCATGTCGAGCTCGCTGTTCCTGTTAGGGGAGATCGGGATCAACGACTACAACCACCCCTTCTTCCAGAACCGGTCCTTCGTCGACGAGATCAGGCCCCTGGTCCCAAAAGTTATCGAAAAGATCGAAAACGCCACCAAG GTGCTGTTCGGGCTTGGAGCGAAGACGATCGTGGTCCCCGGGACGATCCCCATGGGGTGCATGCCTCGGTACCTGACCATGTTCCAGAGCGACAACCCCGGCGACTACGACGCCGCCGGGTGCATCCGGTGGCTCAACGACTTCGCCGAGGAGCACAACCGCGCGCTCCGGCGCATGCTGGGGCAGCTCCGCCCCCCCGACGACCACCCGGGGGTCGCCGTCGTCTACGCCGACTACTACGGCGCCATCCTGGAGATCACCCGCAACCCTCTCAAGCACG GGTTCAGGAAGGATGTCGCGTTGACGGCGTGCTGCGGCGACGGAGGCCCCCACAACTCCGGCACGCTCATCGCCTGCAACGCCACGTCGGTCCTGTGCCCGGACCCGTCCAGGCACATCTCGTGGGACGGCGTGCACCTCACCGAAGCGGCCTACCAGTTCGTGGCGGGGGGCGTGCTCGACGGCCCGTACGCAGCGCCGCCCATCCTGTCCAAATGCAGATGctga